The Corallococcus caeni region ACGCGCTCAAGTACGGCGCGGGCCAGCCCGTCATCGTGGGCGTGGAGGCGCAGGGCTCACTGGCGCGGCTCACCGTGAAGGACCACGGCATCGGCATCGCGCCGGACGACCTGGCGCGCATCTTCGAGCGCTTCGAGCGCGCGGTGAGCGACCGGCACTACGGCGGCCTGGGCCTGGGGCTCTACATCACCCGCCAGATTGTCGAGGCGTTCGGCGGCACGGTGCGCGCCGTCAGCACGCCCGGGCAGGGCGCCACGTTCATCCTGGAGCTGCCCCGGGGCGACATCCCGGAGGAGTGGCTCAGCGCGCACGCGGCGCCGGGGCCGACCCAGGGCGAGTAGCCGCCAGTCCGCTCAGGCGACCTCCAGCACCGTCCACTCGCGCACCTCGCCCGCGAGCGTCACCTCCACCACGTCGCCGGCCTTCTTGCCCAGCAGGGCGCGGCCCACGGGCGAGCTGGGGGTGATGACGGAGAGGAAGCCGTCGCCCCCGGGGCCGGTGAGCTCGGTGCCCGCGCCGGCGGGGAGCACGAAGAAGGTGCGCTCGGCGAAGCCGTCCTCGTCCTCGGTGCTGCAGTCCACCAGGGCGCCCAGGCCCACGGGCCCCTGGCGCGGAAAGCGCGGCAGCTCCTTCTGGCCGAAGGCGGTCAGCGCCTGCAGCTCTTCTTGAAGGCGGCGGGCGCGCTGGGCCTGGCCCGTGGCGAGGCTGCCGTACTCGATGGCGGCGCGGCCGTCCTCCTTCTTCTCGGACTCCGTGGCGAGGCTGCGGGCGGCCTCGCGGGCGTCAGCCTCCGCGCGGTGGGCCAGCCGGTCGCTCTGCTGGAGCCGCTCGGCCAGTTGGTGGAGCAGGGTGTGCTTGTCGAGTCGCATGGGTATCGGTACAGGACTGTAGCGCCCGGTGCGAACGCCTCCAGTTTTCAGCCCGGCGGAGCCCCATGCTTTGATTGAATGGGACCCATGACGCCTCAGGAACGCTCGCAGAAGGCCCACGAACTCGTCGCGAAGGGCGCCGTGCTGCTGGACGTGCGCACCCCGGAGGAGTTCCAGCAGGGACACCCGGAAGTCGCCCGCAACATCCCCGTGCAGGTCCTGGCCCAGCGCCTCTCGGAGGTGGGCCCGGTGGGCACGTCCGTGGTGGTGTACTGCGCGGCGGGAGGCCGCAGCGCGGTGGCCGCGGAGCTCTTGCGCAAGGGCGGCTTCCCGGACGTGTTCGACCTGGGGTCGGTCAAGAACTGGTAGGCCCAACGGGTGAGCCCGCGCCGCCGGCCCACGTGACAGCGGGCCGGGTCTTGCGTCAGCGTGCGCGCTGAAAAGCGCCATGCAGACCCGCACCACCGGCTTCCTCCTCGTCGCCCTGTCCGGCGCCTCCTTTGGCGCGCTGGGCCTGTTCGCGCGCCTGGCCTACGCGGCGGGCACGGACATGCCCACGCTGCTGTTCCTGCGCTTCTCACTGGCGGGGCTGGTGCTCGCGGCCGTGATGGTCGCGAAGGGCGGCACGTGGCCCCGGGGCCGCGTGCTGGGTGGCCTGGTGCTGCTGGGCGCGGTGGGCTACTTCACGGAAGGCAGCGTCTACTTCATCGCGCTCCAGCACGCGTCCGCCGGGCTGGTGGCGCTCTTGCTCTACCTCTTCCCCGCGCTGGTGGCCGTCATCCAGGTGGCCCTGGGGCGTGAGCACCTGAGCCGTCCCCGCTGGCTCGCGGTGGGGCTGGCCCTGTGCGGCACGGCGCTCACGGTGGACCCGGGGCCGGACGCGAAGCCGCTGGGCATTGCCCTGGGCGTGCTGTCGGCGGTCATCTACGCGCTCTATGTCCTGTCCAGCGCGCGGGTGGCGGGGCCGGCGGGACCGCTCGCGGCGAGCACCGTCGTCCCGCTGTCCGCGGGGCTCGCCTTCGGGGCGCTGATGCTGGTGAAGGGCCCGTCCTTTCCCCAGACGTTGGGCGGCTGGGGTGCGGTGGCGGGCCTGTCGCTGCTGTCCACGGTGGTGGCGATGCTCACGTTCTTCGCGGGCCTCAAGCGCATTGGCCCGGTGAACACGTCGCTGCTCTCCACGCTGGAGCCGGTGATGGCGGTGGTGCTGGGCGCCATCTTCCTGGGTGAGCGGCTGTCGCTCCGGCAGGGCCTGGGCGGCCTGCTCATCCTCGTGGCGGTGGTGGTGCTGGCCCGGAATGACTCCGGCCGCCCGGAAGCTGGAGCGGCCGGAGCCTGAAGCGCGCGGGCTACAGGCGCTTGAGGAACTGGTGCACGTCGTGCACGAAGCGCTCCGGGCGCTCGGCGTGCGGCGCGTGGCCGGTCTCCGGATAGAGCAGGTACTTCGCGCCGGGGATGGCGCGGGCCAGGGCGCGCTGCTCGTCCACGGAGAAGAAGCCGTCATGGTCCCCGCCGATGATCAGCGTGGGCACGCGGATGCGGCCCAGGCGCGCGGAGTGGTCCTCCGCGATGAGCCCGTCCAGCGCGTCCTGCCACACGCGCGCGGGCAGCTTGGAGCTCTCCGAGACCAGGGTGTTCAGATAGGACTGGGGCACGGGCGCGTAGAAGGTGCTGGCCTGGAACTCGTAGATGAAGGCGGGGTCCACGGGGTCGGTCAGCGTGTCGACGACCTCCTTGAGGCCCAGGGCCACTTCATTGCCCGCCACGGTGGGCGCGGAGCCCACCAGCACCAGCGCCCTCACGCGGTGGGGGAAGTCCAGCGCCACCTGCTGCGCGATGAAGCTGCCCATGGAGTGGCCCACGAGCACGGCGCGCGAGACGTGCATCGCGTCCAGGAAGGCGACCACGTCCCGGGCGAACGCCTGCTGCGTGTAGCAGCACAGCGGACGGGTCGAATCACCGTGGCCGCGCTGGTCCAGCGCGTACACGTGGAAGTCGCGAGGGAAGCGCGGCAGGTCCAGGTCCCAGGTGTGGTGCGAGTCCGTATAGCCGTGCAGGAAGACGACGACGGGCCCGTCCTGACGGCCCTGCTCCACGTAGCGGAGCGTGACGCCGGTGGACAGCCGCACGGAGCCCTCACGTGCGTTGGCGCCACCCCCGCGGTCGGAGTCCTCCAGCGCGGCCGGAGCACTCACGAGGTCGGGCTCGGAACCCGAAGCCATGTCGGGTCCACAGCCGGCGAACAGCAGCACCGCGAGGAGGGCAGGAAGGAACCGCGTCATGCGTCAGGGCCTCTTTGGGATGGGACGCGGCGGGTAGGTCCGCCGCGGGGATACACGCCATCCTAAAGAGACCTCTGACATCCCATCCGAAAACCTGTCCTGACAGGTCGGAAACGACACCCGGAAGGGTCTGGCCCACCCCGGTCGGGGACGCCTAGTGGCAGGAGTACACCCGGGTGTCTTGGAGCCAATCCCGGCAGGTCACCATTCCTCCGCCGTAGTCATCCGCGCGATAGGTGCACTCCTCTTCACCGGCACAGGCGACGACACTCCCGTCGTTGCACTCGACGACCACCTGGCACGGGCCCTCGTAGCGCTCCGTGGCATAGGCCACCACGGGAACCAGCACGCCCAGCGCCAAGGCCACGCATGACACCAACGCCATCCACTTCATGGAGACGCTCCTCGCCCATGGGGCGCTATGAGGTTTTCCATGTTAGTCTGGTCTATCGGCTCCCGGCGCGTCAAACCCTGCTCAGGGCCGCCGCGCGAAGATGAACTCGCCCACGCCGCCCAGGCGCTGTTCGCGCTTGAGGATGCGGAAGCCGGCGGTCTCCACCAGCCGGAAGGTGTCCCGGTTGAGGCGGCAGCCGCCGGACAGCCGCCGCCACGCGGGTGTCAGCAGGTCCTGCGCGGTGGCGATGGCGCGGTGGGGCGCCCGCACGTGCTCCAGCAGGCGCAGCTCACCGCCCGGCCGCAGGACGCGCATCACCTCCGCGAGCGCCGTGGCCGGCGCGTCCACGCAGCAGAACACCAGGCTGGAGACCACCGCGTCGAAGGAGCCGTCCGTGAACGGCAGCGCCTGCGCGTCCGCCTGGAGCAGCGCCACGCCGCTTCTGCGCGCCCGCGCCCGCACCAGCGCCTCCAGGTCCACGTCCACCGCCGTCACCGACGCCACCGTGTCCGGATAGGCCGGCAGCGCCAGGCCCGTGCCCGCGCCCACCTCCAGCACCTTGCCGGAAAGCCCCTCCACCAGCTGCCGCCGGGCGGCGTTCAGCCCCGCCCAGCCCAGCGGCGCCATCAGCGCGTCGTACGCCAGTGCCCTCACGTGGAACCCCCCTCCCAGCGAATCGCGGACCTGCCCATGGACCCTGCTACCGCGCCGTCTCCACCCGGCCCTGCGGCGCGGACGGCTTCTGTGAGGAGGAGCTCGGCGCCTGCTTGCGCAAGAGGCCCCACAGTCCGTACACCACCAGCAGCAGGCTGCCGTACTGCGCCGGCGTCAGGCCGAAGTAGCGCGCGTCCACGTACGACAGGTCCGTGGCCCGCAGGAAGTCCAGGCTGAAGCGGGACGCGGCGTACAGGAGCGCCAGCAACGGCAAGAGCCGCCCCTTCATCTTCGGCAGGTCGCGCACCGCGTACAGCAGGGCCGTGAGCGCGAACAGCACGATGGCGTCGTAGAAGCCCAGGTCGTGCCGGTTGCCGTTGGGGAACTGCACCGCCAGGAAGAAGTCCGTCAGCTTGCCCGGGTGGTCGTGCACCGCGAAGCACCCCAGCCGCGCCACCGCCCAGCCCGGTGCCACGCCCAGCGCGAAGCTGTCCGCGTAGTCGTTGAAGCGCAGCTTCTTCACCCGGAAGAACACCACCGCCGCCACGATGCCGCCCAGAAGGCCGCCAAAGGACGACAGGCCGTCCCAGAACCGGAGGATCTGGAACGGGCTCTTGGACAGCTCCTCCGGGTGGTAGAAGAACAGGTGCACCCAGTGGCCGAAGAGCATGCCGGCCGCCACCCCCCACATCGCGAAGTCCGCCAGCGGGTTGGGATCCAACCCCTCGCGCTCCGCCTGCTTCGTCAGCAGCCGGGCAGCCAGGAGGATGCCCGCCGCCACGAAGACGTTGAAGGGGTTCAGCTCCAGGGGCCCCAGCTTGAACGAGGGGGCATGCCAATAGGGAATCAAGGGGGCTCCAGAAAGGCCAGGGACCCGCCCGGGCACTGGCCCGGAGGATGGAACGCGAACAATCGGCGCATCCCGGGCTTCCCTCCACCTCTTTTTCACCCCCACGCCCGCCGGATGCGCAAGCCCCACCCGGACGCCCTCCTGGGCCCCCGCCCCTCCTGCCTGCCCCTTCCCCACATCCGCTGGCGGACAGAGCCCGTGTGCGCCCCTCGCCATTGCCCTCGTCCCCCGGAGGGAATCCGTTGTGTTTCCAGAGGTTCGGGGAAGCCGAGCGAGGACCGAGACACCAGACAATGGGTGTCTATTACGGAAATCCCGTGATTTTTTGTCAGGGGGGCGCGGTCAAATCCCCCGGTTGGCCCCCAGCGCATGGGGAGAGGGGAGGGCAGGTGATGCAACGGCTCCGGGCGACGCCCGCGAGCCCGACCCACCGGATCCGAAGGGGCTTGTCAGGGTCCCCAGGTGGACGTGGTCGTACCGCAGGTGCTCTCCCTTCGGGGCCCGGCGCGGATAGGCGGTTCAAGGAGCACAGCCATGAAGTCTTTCCTGTTGGTACCCAAGGAGTCCATCGAGACGCAGGCCCGGCCCGGAGTGCGTGGCACGGCGCAGGGCGAGCGCGTCCTCAGCCGCAGCACCGCGCTGCGCTTCAGCGCCGGACAGAAGGCACCGGATGCCCTCACCGCCCTCGGCCTGCGGTCCGCGACGCTGCCCGGCGTGAAGCCCGCCGTCAGCGACCAGGAGCCCCGCGGCCGCAAGCGTGCCCGCGGCAAGAAGGCCAGCGACGTCGACGCCACGCCCATGCCCGGCGCTCCCGTGACGGAACAGTCCGGCACGGAGGAGGTCGGCAGCTACCGGTTCATGCCCCTCATCGGCGCCACCATGGCGCACTTCTACTCCCAGGACGCGGAGAAGGCGGCCCGGGGGGAGCTGGCGGCGGAGTTCGAGTTCATCCCGGACGTGGTGCCCCTGTCCTTCCCCGGCCCGGTGTCCGCCGGCCAGACGGGGCCGCGCAACCGTGGCATGAGCTCGCTCGCCACTCGCGAGTGGCCTGACGAGTCCGGTGTCCCCCTGGCGCACGCCCAGGGCATCCGGGGCGCGGGCGTGATGCTGGGCATCCTGGACACCGGCGTGGACGCGGACCACCCGGAGCACGCGAGCAAGACCATCCAGTTCCGCTACGTCTCGCTCTTCCCCAACTCGCCGCACAACCCGGCGCGCGACGTGCGCGGCTTCGACCCGGACGGCCACGGCACCCACGTGTGCGGCATCGCCGCGGGCGTGCACCACGGCGTCGCGCCGGAGGTGGACCTGTACGCCGCGTCCGTCATCGAATCGGAGACCATCCGCACCAGCCTGGGCCGCGTGGCCGCCGGCATGGAGTGGCTGCTCCACCAGTTCAGCCGCCCGGAGAACGCGTCACGTCCCGCCGTCGTCAACCTGTCGCTGGGCTTCCCGCTGCAGCCGCCCCCGGGCATCTCCGAGGCGGACTACCTGCTCAACCAGCGCGCCCTGCAGGCCATGCTGCGTCGGCTTCTGGACAGCAACATCCTGCCCATTGTCGCGGCGGGTAACAGTGGACCCGACACGGTTGGTTACCCAGCGGCCTTTCCCGAGGCGTTGGCTGTGGGGGCAGTCGACTTCGAGCGCAACGTGGCCACTTTCTCGGCCAGCGGCGCCGTGGGGCGGCGTGTCGTGCCTGATGTCATGGGCTACGGGGTGAACGTGTATTCGTCTACTGAACGCCGCTGCAACAATCAGGCGTTCTATGAACGAATGAGTGGCACGAGCATGGCGGCGCCTTATGTCGCGGGTATCGCTGCACTGTATCGTTGCCGTGCCCCTGACTTGACGGCATTGGAAGTGAGAGATTTGATTCTGGCCAATGCCATCAAGCTTCCTCGCTCGGCGAACCACCGGACGGGGAAGGGCCTGGCTGTTTTCAGGTGACGCGGTAGTTGCCGGGGCCGGTGCCACGTGAGCACCGGACCTGGGGAGGATGTGGCCATGCGCAGGAAGAATGGCGTGCCGGGCGAACCCCAAGACATATCGGCCCGGATGTCCTCCGTCGCCGCCGTGCGTCCGCTGCCTGGCAGCGGAGGCACGGTGCGCGCGTTGCCGGGCGCCGGTGGCCTGGAGCGTGACGCGCAGCCGAGCGGCGACATCGACGTCACGGTGATGCCCCGGGAGCCGGCCGCGCCGAAGCGTGCCGCCGCGTCCCCGCGGGCCCCCATGCGCTCGCGCGCGGAGCTCTACAAGGAGGGCCAGGCGGAGAACGCCCGCTTTCGCGAGAGCTTCATGCGCTGGCTGGAGGCACACCAGTTGGTGGGCGCCGTGCGCGCCATGAGCGAGCCGGGCGGTTCCCTGCCCATGCTGCACGTGAGGTGCGCCCCGCGCGTGCTGGACCAGCTGCGCCGTGCGCCGGAGTTCGAGGCGGGCACGATGATGCCGCTCGAGCAGCTGTACTAGTCCCGCTCCAACGCCTCCTGTCCCAGGCCCCGCTTCCCTTGTAACGGAAGGCGGCCCTCCGGCGGTCTATCCCGCCTTCGCGAAAGTCGGGCACCCACGCTGGGGGCGCCCACGCTGTCGCACCGGGAAGAAGCTTGCTCGCCGCGTTCACCCCTGTGGAACCGACGGCGGGGCTGCTTCTTCCTGATTAACCTAGAAACTCAGGATTGTAGCGGCCGGACGCCACTGAACGGCGGGACCAGTGTGCTGTCTGGGATTGGACGGTGTCAGTCAATCCGGCAGGCGTCCTCGAAGGACAGACGCGGGTTGCGCGGGAAGAGCTTCGCCGGGTCGCCGTAGCCCAGGTTGAGGAGGATGTTCGACTTCCAGCCGGTGCCCTGGAGGAAGGCCGCGTCCACCTTCGCCTTGTCGAAGCCGCCCATGGGGCCGCAGTCGAGCCCCAGCGCGCGCGCCGCGAGGATGACGTAGCCCGCCTGCAGGGAGCCGTTGAGGAAGGCC contains the following coding sequences:
- a CDS encoding GreA/GreB family elongation factor, with product MRLDKHTLLHQLAERLQQSDRLAHRAEADAREAARSLATESEKKEDGRAAIEYGSLATGQAQRARRLQEELQALTAFGQKELPRFPRQGPVGLGALVDCSTEDEDGFAERTFFVLPAGAGTELTGPGGDGFLSVITPSSPVGRALLGKKAGDVVEVTLAGEVREWTVLEVA
- a CDS encoding rhodanese-like domain-containing protein, which gives rise to MTPQERSQKAHELVAKGAVLLDVRTPEEFQQGHPEVARNIPVQVLAQRLSEVGPVGTSVVVYCAAGGRSAVAAELLRKGGFPDVFDLGSVKNW
- a CDS encoding DMT family transporter — encoded protein: MQTRTTGFLLVALSGASFGALGLFARLAYAAGTDMPTLLFLRFSLAGLVLAAVMVAKGGTWPRGRVLGGLVLLGAVGYFTEGSVYFIALQHASAGLVALLLYLFPALVAVIQVALGREHLSRPRWLAVGLALCGTALTVDPGPDAKPLGIALGVLSAVIYALYVLSSARVAGPAGPLAASTVVPLSAGLAFGALMLVKGPSFPQTLGGWGAVAGLSLLSTVVAMLTFFAGLKRIGPVNTSLLSTLEPVMAVVLGAIFLGERLSLRQGLGGLLILVAVVVLARNDSGRPEAGAAGA
- a CDS encoding alpha/beta fold hydrolase, which gives rise to MTRFLPALLAVLLFAGCGPDMASGSEPDLVSAPAALEDSDRGGGANAREGSVRLSTGVTLRYVEQGRQDGPVVVFLHGYTDSHHTWDLDLPRFPRDFHVYALDQRGHGDSTRPLCCYTQQAFARDVVAFLDAMHVSRAVLVGHSMGSFIAQQVALDFPHRVRALVLVGSAPTVAGNEVALGLKEVVDTLTDPVDPAFIYEFQASTFYAPVPQSYLNTLVSESSKLPARVWQDALDGLIAEDHSARLGRIRVPTLIIGGDHDGFFSVDEQRALARAIPGAKYLLYPETGHAPHAERPERFVHDVHQFLKRL
- a CDS encoding class I SAM-dependent methyltransferase; its protein translation is MRALAYDALMAPLGWAGLNAARRQLVEGLSGKVLEVGAGTGLALPAYPDTVASVTAVDVDLEALVRARARRSGVALLQADAQALPFTDGSFDAVVSSLVFCCVDAPATALAEVMRVLRPGGELRLLEHVRAPHRAIATAQDLLTPAWRRLSGGCRLNRDTFRLVETAGFRILKREQRLGGVGEFIFARRP
- a CDS encoding prolipoprotein diacylglyceryl transferase, with product MIPYWHAPSFKLGPLELNPFNVFVAAGILLAARLLTKQAEREGLDPNPLADFAMWGVAAGMLFGHWVHLFFYHPEELSKSPFQILRFWDGLSSFGGLLGGIVAAVVFFRVKKLRFNDYADSFALGVAPGWAVARLGCFAVHDHPGKLTDFFLAVQFPNGNRHDLGFYDAIVLFALTALLYAVRDLPKMKGRLLPLLALLYAASRFSLDFLRATDLSYVDARYFGLTPAQYGSLLLVVYGLWGLLRKQAPSSSSQKPSAPQGRVETAR
- the popC gene encoding subtilisin-like protease PopC, whose protein sequence is MKSFLLVPKESIETQARPGVRGTAQGERVLSRSTALRFSAGQKAPDALTALGLRSATLPGVKPAVSDQEPRGRKRARGKKASDVDATPMPGAPVTEQSGTEEVGSYRFMPLIGATMAHFYSQDAEKAARGELAAEFEFIPDVVPLSFPGPVSAGQTGPRNRGMSSLATREWPDESGVPLAHAQGIRGAGVMLGILDTGVDADHPEHASKTIQFRYVSLFPNSPHNPARDVRGFDPDGHGTHVCGIAAGVHHGVAPEVDLYAASVIESETIRTSLGRVAAGMEWLLHQFSRPENASRPAVVNLSLGFPLQPPPGISEADYLLNQRALQAMLRRLLDSNILPIVAAGNSGPDTVGYPAAFPEALAVGAVDFERNVATFSASGAVGRRVVPDVMGYGVNVYSSTERRCNNQAFYERMSGTSMAAPYVAGIAALYRCRAPDLTALEVRDLILANAIKLPRSANHRTGKGLAVFR
- the popD gene encoding PopC secretion inhibitor PopD is translated as MRRKNGVPGEPQDISARMSSVAAVRPLPGSGGTVRALPGAGGLERDAQPSGDIDVTVMPREPAAPKRAAASPRAPMRSRAELYKEGQAENARFRESFMRWLEAHQLVGAVRAMSEPGGSLPMLHVRCAPRVLDQLRRAPEFEAGTMMPLEQLY